Proteins from a single region of Verrucosispora sp. NA02020:
- a CDS encoding response regulator transcription factor, with translation MEILLLVTARAGEPSAVLPALDLLPHSVRTAPRDVRTLVAGPSPDAVLVDARSELSEARATCRMLHATGLGVPLVAVVTEAGLIALNADWGVDDVILASAGPAEVEARLRLAVGRLSNATAGAGGSIRAGELMIDPDTYAAKLKGRPLDLTYKEFELLKFLAQHPGRVFTRDQLLREVWGYDYFGGTRTVDVHVRRLRAKLGSEYESMIGTVRQVGYKFVVPSNRALAEATEHASLALHPLTVEG, from the coding sequence GTGGAGATCCTGCTGCTGGTGACCGCACGGGCAGGCGAACCATCCGCTGTGCTGCCCGCACTCGACCTGCTGCCGCACTCGGTGCGCACCGCACCACGCGACGTCCGCACCCTGGTCGCCGGTCCGAGCCCGGACGCCGTGCTCGTCGACGCCCGCTCCGAACTCAGCGAGGCCCGGGCGACCTGCCGCATGCTGCACGCCACCGGGCTGGGCGTACCGCTGGTCGCGGTCGTCACCGAGGCCGGCCTGATCGCGCTCAACGCCGACTGGGGCGTGGACGACGTCATCCTCGCCTCCGCCGGTCCGGCCGAGGTGGAGGCCCGGCTGCGGCTCGCGGTCGGCCGGTTGAGCAACGCCACGGCCGGTGCCGGCGGCTCGATCCGGGCCGGCGAGCTGATGATCGACCCCGACACGTACGCCGCCAAGCTCAAGGGCCGCCCGCTCGACCTCACCTACAAGGAGTTCGAGCTGCTGAAGTTCCTGGCCCAGCACCCGGGCCGGGTGTTCACCCGCGACCAGTTGCTGCGCGAGGTCTGGGGCTACGACTACTTCGGCGGCACCCGGACGGTGGACGTGCACGTGCGTCGGCTGCGGGCCAAGCTCGGCTCCGAGTACGAGTCGATGATCGGCACCGTGCGCCAGGTGGGCTACAAGTTCGTCGTACCGTCGAACCGGGCGCTGGCCGAGGCCACCGAGCACGCGTCCCTGGCGTTGCACCCTCTCACCGTCGAGGGCTAA
- a CDS encoding polysaccharide deacetylase family protein, producing MSTTQAVGIIVLVVSAVLGSTYLLGRNLLPQEPRDNSAVTATGAEHPEYADQVPPSADAPAPTGTPGAVPPSGVPHDPDQGEAQDPNFGPMGTRVTTGTGTVALTFDDGPNPDYTPQVLALLREHRVTATFCLVGQNAQAYPWLVQQIVADGHTLCNHSWEHDVTLGARSPERIRNDLLRTSEAIRAAVPDAPIAWYRQPGGAWTYSLIATARELGMTPLHWTLDTSDWQRPGANRIAASVLDGVQPGSIVLLHDAGGDRQGTVDALYRILPELRGRLDVQALPRHGF from the coding sequence GTGAGTACGACACAGGCGGTCGGCATCATCGTGCTCGTGGTGTCCGCGGTGCTCGGCTCGACGTACCTGCTCGGGCGCAACCTGCTGCCCCAGGAGCCGCGCGACAACTCCGCGGTCACCGCGACCGGTGCCGAGCATCCCGAGTACGCCGACCAGGTCCCGCCCTCGGCGGACGCCCCCGCACCCACCGGCACGCCCGGCGCCGTCCCGCCCAGCGGCGTCCCGCACGACCCGGACCAGGGCGAGGCCCAGGACCCCAACTTCGGTCCGATGGGCACCCGGGTCACCACCGGCACCGGCACCGTCGCCCTCACCTTCGACGACGGGCCGAACCCGGACTACACCCCGCAGGTGCTCGCCCTGCTGCGGGAGCACCGGGTCACCGCGACCTTCTGCCTGGTGGGCCAGAACGCCCAGGCGTACCCGTGGCTCGTCCAGCAGATCGTGGCCGACGGCCACACGCTGTGCAACCACAGCTGGGAACACGACGTGACGCTGGGCGCGCGGTCACCGGAACGGATCCGGAACGACCTGCTGCGCACCAGCGAGGCGATCCGCGCCGCCGTGCCGGACGCCCCGATCGCCTGGTACCGCCAGCCCGGCGGCGCCTGGACGTACTCGCTGATCGCCACCGCCCGGGAACTCGGCATGACGCCGCTGCACTGGACGCTGGACACCTCCGACTGGCAGCGGCCCGGCGCGAACCGGATCGCCGCGTCGGTGCTCGACGGGGTGCAACCCGGCTCGATCGTGCTGCTGCACGACGCCGGAGGCGACCGACAGGGCACAGTGGACGCCTTGTACCGCATCCTGCCCGAACTGCGTGGCCGACTCGACGTCCAGGCGCTACCGCGTCACGGATTCTGA
- the mshD gene encoding mycothiol synthase, translating into MSGTRSTGDQVHRTERLGPTEIAEVLALARTAGDTDGADPLDEHVLLRLRDERAPAIHLLTRADDDTLTGYAHLDTGDPADGIGAELVVHPAYRRRGIGRALAREMVVAATGPLRAWAHGDHPSAAALAVDLGFRRARVLWQLRRPLTAPLDPPRLPDGVELRAFRPGQDDDAWLALNARAFADHPEQGRWTADDLRVRLDEPWFDPAGFLLAVESSTGRLLGFHWTKVHAREGSARIGEVYVLGVEPTAHGGGLGRALTMAGLAYLREQRGLDRVMLYVDESNTGAVALYERTGFARWSAHVNYHLG; encoded by the coding sequence ATGAGCGGCACTCGATCGACCGGCGACCAGGTCCACCGCACCGAACGGCTCGGGCCCACGGAGATCGCCGAGGTGCTGGCGCTGGCCCGTACGGCGGGCGACACCGACGGCGCGGACCCGTTGGACGAACACGTCCTGCTCCGGCTGCGCGACGAGCGGGCACCCGCGATCCACCTGCTGACCCGCGCCGACGACGACACCCTCACCGGGTACGCCCACCTGGACACCGGCGACCCGGCCGACGGGATCGGCGCGGAACTCGTGGTGCACCCCGCGTACCGCCGACGCGGCATCGGTCGGGCGCTGGCCCGCGAGATGGTCGTCGCCGCCACCGGGCCACTGCGCGCCTGGGCCCACGGCGACCACCCGTCGGCCGCCGCGCTCGCGGTGGACCTCGGTTTCCGCCGTGCCCGGGTGCTCTGGCAACTGCGTCGACCGCTGACCGCACCACTGGACCCGCCGCGCCTGCCCGACGGGGTGGAACTGCGCGCGTTCCGACCGGGTCAGGACGACGACGCCTGGCTGGCCCTGAACGCCCGCGCCTTCGCCGACCATCCCGAGCAGGGCCGCTGGACCGCTGACGACCTGCGCGTACGCCTCGACGAGCCGTGGTTCGACCCGGCCGGTTTCCTGCTCGCCGTCGAATCGTCGACCGGGCGGCTGCTCGGCTTCCACTGGACGAAGGTGCACGCGCGGGAAGGGTCGGCGCGCATCGGCGAGGTCTACGTACTCGGGGTCGAGCCCACCGCGCACGGCGGCGGGCTCGGTCGGGCGCTGACCATGGCCGGGCTGGCGTACCTGCGGGAGCAGCGCGGGCTGGACCGGGTGATGCTCTACGTGGACGAGTCCAACACCGGCGCGGTGGCGCTCTACGAGCGGACCGGGTTCGCCCGCTGGTCCGCCCACGTCAACTACCACCTCGGCTGA
- a CDS encoding NUDIX domain-containing protein, with amino-acid sequence MTLDRGYPAPPALVEHARRFQASGGVPTVPRTAATVLLLRPADEGFEVYLIRRVAAMAFGGMYAFPGGGVDPSDSTAHLDWAGPEPADWGVRLGVPPQAAQAVVCAAAREVFEEAGVLLAGPDAERVVGDVSDDGWEAARVDLEQRRTGFAELLAARDLTLRSDLLLPWSRWVTPDFEPRRFDTYFFVALLPEGQRTREVSGEADHALWIRPGDACERAAAGELTMLPPTQVTLAEVAACADLAAVARAAAARDAGSPITPVLDLSDEADPRFYLDTPPTR; translated from the coding sequence ATGACCCTGGACCGTGGTTATCCCGCGCCGCCCGCACTGGTGGAGCACGCCCGCCGGTTCCAGGCGTCGGGCGGGGTTCCCACGGTGCCCCGGACGGCCGCCACCGTGCTGCTGCTTCGTCCCGCCGACGAGGGTTTCGAGGTCTACCTGATCCGCCGGGTCGCGGCGATGGCCTTCGGCGGCATGTACGCCTTCCCCGGCGGCGGGGTCGACCCCTCGGACTCGACCGCGCACCTCGACTGGGCGGGGCCCGAACCGGCCGACTGGGGCGTACGCCTCGGCGTGCCGCCGCAGGCCGCGCAGGCGGTGGTCTGCGCGGCGGCCCGGGAGGTGTTCGAGGAGGCCGGGGTGCTGCTCGCCGGTCCGGACGCGGAACGGGTGGTCGGCGACGTCAGCGACGACGGCTGGGAGGCCGCCCGGGTCGACCTGGAGCAGCGCCGGACCGGCTTCGCCGAGTTGCTTGCCGCGCGGGACCTGACGCTCCGGTCCGATCTGCTGCTGCCGTGGAGCCGGTGGGTGACCCCGGACTTCGAGCCGCGCCGCTTCGACACGTACTTCTTCGTCGCGTTGCTGCCCGAGGGGCAGCGGACCCGGGAGGTCTCCGGCGAGGCCGACCACGCCCTGTGGATCAGGCCCGGCGACGCCTGCGAGCGCGCGGCGGCCGGTGAGTTGACGATGCTGCCGCCGACCCAGGTCACCCTCGCCGAGGTGGCCGCCTGTGCCGACCTGGCGGCGGTGGCGCGGGCGGCGGCGGCCCGGGACGCGGGCAGCCCGATCACGCCGGTCCTGGACCTCTCCGACGAGGCCGATCCCCGCTTCTATCTGGATACCCCGCCGACGCGCTGA
- a CDS encoding Gfo/Idh/MocA family protein, whose product MTRWGILATGHIAARFAEDLRLVPGAELVAVGSRTTASAERFAEQHGATRAYGTWDDLVADPEVDVIYVATPHAAHHEAARTCLVAGKPALVEKPFTLDLATSTELVEIARAGNVFLMEAMWMRCNPLILRACELIAEGAIGTVTGVRADFGVAGPFPPEHRMRARALGGGALLDLGVYPVSLAHLILGVPQHLRSWAKLGPEGTDENTGIVLGYDSGAVATLSCGMVGATGLTASIVGTTGRIELPDPFFRPDGFTLHRADEPAETITAELVGNGYQYEAIEVQRCLTEGLTESPLVPHSATLEIMTLLDDVRAQIGVSYL is encoded by the coding sequence ATGACTCGTTGGGGCATCCTGGCCACCGGCCACATCGCCGCCCGCTTCGCCGAAGACCTCCGCCTGGTGCCGGGCGCGGAACTGGTCGCGGTCGGCTCACGGACCACCGCCAGCGCCGAGCGCTTCGCCGAGCAGCACGGCGCGACGCGGGCGTACGGCACCTGGGACGATCTGGTCGCCGACCCCGAGGTGGACGTGATCTACGTGGCCACCCCGCACGCCGCCCACCACGAGGCGGCCCGCACCTGCCTGGTGGCCGGCAAGCCGGCACTGGTGGAGAAGCCGTTCACGCTCGACCTGGCCACCAGCACCGAGCTGGTGGAGATCGCGCGCGCGGGCAACGTCTTCCTGATGGAGGCCATGTGGATGCGGTGCAACCCGCTCATCCTGCGTGCCTGTGAGCTGATCGCCGAGGGGGCGATCGGCACCGTCACCGGCGTACGGGCCGACTTCGGCGTGGCCGGGCCGTTCCCGCCCGAGCACCGGATGCGGGCCCGGGCATTGGGTGGGGGTGCCCTGCTCGACCTGGGCGTCTACCCGGTGAGCCTGGCCCACCTGATCCTCGGTGTGCCGCAGCACCTTCGGTCGTGGGCGAAGCTGGGGCCGGAGGGCACGGACGAGAACACCGGCATCGTGCTCGGGTACGACTCCGGTGCCGTCGCCACGCTGAGCTGCGGCATGGTCGGAGCGACCGGGCTGACCGCCTCGATCGTCGGCACGACCGGGCGGATCGAGCTGCCCGATCCGTTCTTCCGGCCGGACGGCTTCACCCTGCACCGGGCGGACGAGCCGGCCGAGACGATCACCGCCGAGCTGGTCGGCAACGGCTACCAGTACGAGGCGATCGAGGTGCAGCGCTGCCTGACCGAGGGGCTGACCGAGAGCCCGTTGGTGCCGCACTCGGCGACCCTGGAGATCATGACCCTGCTGGACGACGTCCGCGCCCAGATCGGCGTCTCCTACCTCTGA
- a CDS encoding inorganic phosphate transporter, which produces MSPELIAVLAVIGVALVFDYTNGFHDAANAIATSISTRALTPRVALAMAAVGNFIGAHFGAEVAKTVGSGLVDLPTGVSSLGIVFAGVIGAITWNIITWYFGLPSSSSHALIGGLVGSTVAASGTVLWKGIGESVIIPMILSPMVGFILGYIAMIAVQWIFRKGHPGKLNRGFRWAQTASAAAMSVGHGMQDAAKTIGIVVLALFVGGYQDDATYIPEWAFWTSAAVLAAGTYAGGWRIIRTLGRKIIDLRPPEGFAAETVASGVLYFNALVLGAPISTTHTITSAIMGVGATKRLSAVRWGVAGNIVGAWILTFPAAGSIGALMYFIVRPLFS; this is translated from the coding sequence GTGAGTCCCGAGCTCATCGCGGTGCTGGCGGTGATCGGGGTGGCCCTGGTGTTCGACTACACCAACGGCTTCCACGATGCCGCCAACGCGATCGCGACCAGCATCTCCACCCGGGCGCTCACACCCCGGGTCGCGCTCGCCATGGCGGCGGTCGGCAACTTCATCGGCGCGCACTTCGGCGCCGAGGTCGCCAAGACCGTCGGCAGCGGGCTGGTGGACCTGCCCACCGGTGTGTCCAGCCTCGGTATCGTCTTCGCCGGTGTGATCGGCGCGATCACCTGGAACATCATCACCTGGTACTTCGGACTTCCCTCGTCCTCCTCGCACGCCCTGATCGGTGGTCTGGTCGGCTCGACCGTCGCGGCCTCGGGCACCGTGCTCTGGAAGGGCATCGGCGAGAGCGTGATCATTCCGATGATCCTCTCGCCGATGGTCGGTTTCATCCTCGGCTACATCGCGATGATCGCCGTGCAGTGGATCTTCCGGAAGGGGCACCCGGGCAAGCTCAACCGGGGCTTCCGCTGGGCGCAGACCGCCTCGGCGGCGGCCATGTCGGTCGGCCACGGCATGCAGGACGCCGCCAAGACCATCGGCATCGTGGTGCTCGCCCTCTTCGTCGGTGGTTACCAGGACGACGCCACCTACATCCCGGAGTGGGCGTTCTGGACCTCCGCCGCCGTGCTGGCCGCCGGCACGTACGCCGGTGGATGGCGGATCATCCGGACCCTCGGTCGGAAGATCATCGACCTGCGCCCGCCGGAGGGCTTCGCGGCCGAGACCGTGGCCAGCGGCGTGCTCTACTTCAACGCGCTGGTGCTCGGCGCGCCCATCTCCACCACGCACACGATCACCTCGGCGATCATGGGCGTCGGGGCGACCAAGCGGCTCTCCGCCGTGCGGTGGGGCGTGGCCGGCAACATCGTCGGCGCCTGGATCCTGACATTCCCGGCCGCCGGTTCGATCGGCGCGCTGATGTACTTCATCGTCCGCCCCCTGTTCAGCTGA
- a CDS encoding DUF47 domain-containing protein, translated as MRFSFRPNEGAFYELFTRAAQNLVRGTALLNELALPDVEVQSVSERLTEVEHDSDKITHELFKKINSTFVTPFDREDIYRLGSLLDDVMDHLEAVGNLLYLYGLTKLPSLPREMHELVHVLDQQAKLTAEAMPRLKSMKDLEDYWIEINRLENDGDQAYRMLLVRLFSGEYDALTVLKMKEVADELEAACDAFEHVANTVETIAVKES; from the coding sequence GTGAGGTTTTCATTTCGCCCCAACGAGGGCGCCTTCTACGAGCTCTTCACCAGGGCTGCGCAGAACCTGGTCCGGGGTACCGCGCTGCTGAACGAGCTGGCCCTGCCCGACGTCGAGGTGCAGTCGGTCAGTGAGCGGCTCACCGAGGTCGAGCACGACAGTGACAAGATCACACATGAGTTGTTCAAGAAGATCAACTCGACCTTCGTCACTCCGTTCGACCGGGAGGACATCTACCGGTTGGGGTCGCTGCTGGACGACGTGATGGACCACCTGGAGGCGGTCGGCAACCTGCTCTACCTCTACGGGCTGACCAAGCTGCCCTCGCTGCCCCGGGAGATGCACGAGCTGGTGCACGTCCTCGACCAGCAGGCCAAGTTGACCGCCGAGGCGATGCCCCGGTTGAAGTCGATGAAGGACCTGGAGGACTACTGGATCGAGATCAACCGGCTGGAGAACGACGGCGACCAGGCGTACCGGATGCTGCTGGTGCGACTCTTCTCCGGCGAGTACGACGCCTTGACCGTGCTGAAGATGAAGGAGGTCGCCGACGAGCTGGAGGCCGCCTGCGACGCCTTCGAGCACGTGGCGAACACCGTCGAGACCATCGCGGTCAAGGAGTCCTGA
- a CDS encoding PPK2 family polyphosphate kinase, with amino-acid sequence MGDDGGTDVVAPIGGAVRDLLRVPPGAPVDLGAIDPRATPGLPGPEVTGPDRKGWARRQVRYVGAGLARQQEMLFAGAKADPGSGRRVLLVLQAMDCGGKDGTVKRVVGAMNPLGVHIRAFGPPTAEELRHHFLWRIRQALPPAGYLGVFNRSHYEDILVPRVQERAPENVWRPRYAEIDDFERELTDDGVAIVKVFLHISHTEQARRLLARLDDPTKHWKYHPSDIDARARWDDYQSAYAELLGRAGSDAAPWYAVPADRKWYRDWAVAHLLRETFDTLPLGYPPADFDIAGERERLLRTTGLLKVNGS; translated from the coding sequence ATGGGCGACGACGGTGGAACTGACGTGGTGGCGCCGATCGGCGGCGCGGTACGCGACCTGCTCCGGGTGCCACCCGGAGCGCCGGTCGACCTCGGGGCGATCGATCCGCGCGCGACGCCCGGGTTGCCCGGCCCGGAGGTGACCGGGCCGGATCGCAAGGGGTGGGCCCGTCGGCAGGTCAGGTACGTCGGTGCCGGACTGGCCCGCCAGCAGGAGATGCTGTTCGCGGGTGCGAAGGCCGACCCGGGGTCGGGGCGGCGGGTGCTGCTGGTCCTCCAGGCGATGGACTGCGGTGGCAAGGACGGCACGGTCAAGCGGGTGGTCGGCGCGATGAACCCGCTCGGCGTGCACATCCGGGCGTTCGGGCCGCCGACCGCCGAGGAACTCCGACACCATTTCCTGTGGCGAATCCGACAGGCGCTGCCGCCGGCGGGGTACCTGGGGGTGTTCAACCGCTCGCACTACGAGGACATCCTGGTGCCCCGGGTGCAGGAACGCGCACCGGAGAACGTCTGGCGCCCCCGGTACGCCGAGATCGACGACTTCGAGCGGGAGCTGACCGACGACGGGGTGGCGATCGTCAAGGTCTTCCTGCACATCTCCCACACCGAGCAGGCGCGTCGGCTGCTGGCCCGGCTGGACGATCCGACGAAGCACTGGAAGTACCACCCCTCCGACATCGACGCCCGCGCCCGCTGGGACGACTACCAGTCCGCGTACGCGGAGCTGCTGGGCCGCGCCGGCAGCGACGCCGCGCCCTGGTACGCGGTGCCGGCGGACCGGAAGTGGTACCGGGACTGGGCGGTGGCGCACCTGCTGCGTGAGACGTTCGACACCCTCCCGCTGGGGTATCCGCCCGCGGACTTCGACATCGCGGGGGAACGGGAGCGATTGCTGAGGACAACGGGTCTGCTGAAGGTGAACGGAAGTTGA
- a CDS encoding DUF402 domain-containing protein, whose amino-acid sequence MPSDVVRVIYRKYDGSAHRDYPARRLTEDDLGVWLGVSAGTSSVYHGRPSVEQIPFVLLVPHHAWWTGMFNPPPRTSEVYCDITSPARWDGEDTVHLIDLDLDVVRRRETGLVELRDEDEFAEHRARFGYPDDLVAEAEAAARWLLGALGDGTEPFASSYRKWLALVV is encoded by the coding sequence ATGCCGAGCGACGTGGTCCGCGTGATCTACCGCAAGTACGACGGCAGCGCCCACCGCGACTACCCGGCCCGCCGACTGACCGAGGACGACCTCGGGGTCTGGCTCGGCGTGTCGGCCGGCACCAGCTCCGTCTACCACGGCCGCCCGTCGGTCGAGCAGATCCCGTTCGTGCTGCTCGTGCCGCATCACGCCTGGTGGACCGGCATGTTCAACCCGCCCCCGCGCACCAGCGAGGTCTACTGCGACATCACCAGCCCGGCCCGCTGGGACGGCGAGGACACGGTGCACCTGATCGACCTGGACCTGGACGTGGTCCGGCGGCGGGAGACCGGCCTGGTCGAGCTGCGCGACGAGGACGAGTTCGCCGAGCACCGGGCCCGCTTCGGCTACCCCGACGACCTGGTTGCGGAGGCCGAGGCGGCGGCACGGTGGCTGCTCGGCGCCCTGGGTGACGGCACCGAGCCGTTCGCCTCCTCGTACCGCAAGTGGTTGGCTCTGGTGGTCTGA
- a CDS encoding ATP-dependent DNA helicase, translating to MPHRDAATRPIGTARVSPAGYRATVTPPRAATGSARAKARRRGDRPGGADLLAAAVGAVPGGAARPGQQQMATAIEECVASGDHLLVQAGTGTGKSLAYLAPALTVDGPVVVSTATLALQSQLVEHDLPRLADAVEPVLGRRPTFAVLKGRHHYLCLARLENSNEDEPEDTLFDAPTERPGGGAKWLGEAGRLGKQIQRLRDWAMETDTGDRDELDPGVDDQSWRLVSMPARECVGASRCPYGAECFAEASRARAREADIVVTNHSLLAVDMLAGRHIVPPHKLLVVDEAHELADRVSSAAQAELTPELIDRSARRARPLLRPETAEALTASGDALAVGLAEAPAGRITDGLPDPLRNACTLLDAATRAALDGIGDIKADDPDPVRKQQAKSVLDELSTTAQRLLDEAEHDVAWVERNDNTGRRALVVAPLSVAGTLATHLYDERTVVATSATLALGGRFDTVARALGLDAPPPTPPTPAAAALADTTRRPRTAPGDAAPTETGSGGAPVGSGAATDSGSGWRSLDVGSPFDYPRQGILYVAAHLPRPGVSGLPDAAGEELLSLVTALGGRTLGLFSSRRAAQQAAELLRARTDLPVLLQGEEALPLLVRRFREERSSCLFGVMSLWQGVDVPGDSCQLVVIDRLPFPRPDEPLAAARAAAVDAQGGSGFAAVSVPIAAVRLAQGVGRLIRANGDRGVVAVLDSRLETARGYGPFLRRSLPPFWYTTRREVVQGALTRLAAD from the coding sequence GTGCCGCACCGTGACGCCGCAACACGGCCGATCGGTACGGCCCGCGTCAGCCCCGCCGGGTACCGTGCCACGGTGACTCCGCCCCGCGCCGCCACCGGCTCCGCCCGCGCCAAGGCCCGCCGCCGAGGTGACCGGCCCGGCGGGGCCGACCTGCTGGCCGCCGCCGTCGGCGCGGTGCCCGGCGGGGCCGCCCGCCCCGGGCAGCAGCAGATGGCCACGGCGATCGAGGAGTGCGTCGCCTCCGGCGACCACCTGCTGGTGCAGGCCGGCACCGGGACCGGCAAGTCCCTGGCCTACCTGGCGCCCGCCCTGACCGTCGACGGGCCGGTGGTGGTCTCCACCGCCACCCTGGCGTTGCAGTCCCAACTGGTCGAGCACGACCTGCCGCGACTGGCCGACGCGGTGGAGCCGGTGCTCGGTCGGCGGCCGACCTTCGCCGTGCTCAAGGGCCGCCACCACTACCTCTGCCTGGCCCGGTTGGAGAACTCCAACGAGGACGAGCCGGAGGACACCCTCTTCGACGCCCCCACCGAGCGCCCCGGCGGTGGCGCCAAGTGGCTGGGCGAGGCCGGTCGGCTCGGCAAGCAGATCCAGCGCCTGCGGGACTGGGCCATGGAGACCGACACCGGTGACCGGGACGAACTCGACCCCGGCGTCGACGACCAGTCCTGGCGGCTGGTCTCCATGCCGGCCCGGGAGTGTGTCGGCGCGAGCCGCTGCCCGTACGGCGCGGAGTGCTTCGCGGAGGCGTCCCGGGCCCGCGCCCGCGAGGCCGACATCGTGGTGACCAACCACAGCCTGCTCGCCGTCGACATGCTCGCCGGACGGCACATCGTCCCGCCGCACAAGCTGCTGGTGGTGGACGAGGCGCACGAGCTGGCCGACCGGGTCTCCTCCGCGGCCCAGGCCGAGCTGACCCCGGAGCTGATCGACCGTTCCGCCCGGCGGGCCCGTCCGTTGCTGCGGCCGGAAACCGCCGAGGCGCTGACCGCGTCCGGTGACGCCCTCGCGGTCGGGCTGGCCGAGGCACCGGCCGGACGGATCACCGACGGCCTGCCCGACCCGCTGCGGAATGCCTGCACGCTGCTCGACGCGGCGACCCGCGCGGCGCTGGACGGCATCGGCGACATCAAGGCCGACGACCCCGACCCGGTACGCAAACAGCAGGCGAAGTCCGTGCTGGACGAACTCTCCACCACCGCCCAGCGGCTGCTGGACGAGGCGGAGCACGACGTGGCGTGGGTGGAGCGCAACGACAACACCGGGCGGCGGGCCCTCGTCGTCGCGCCCCTCTCGGTCGCCGGCACGCTCGCCACCCACCTCTACGACGAGCGGACCGTGGTGGCCACCTCGGCGACCCTGGCCCTGGGTGGGCGATTCGACACCGTGGCCCGTGCCCTGGGTCTGGACGCGCCGCCGCCCACCCCGCCGACGCCGGCCGCCGCCGCGCTCGCCGACACCACCCGTCGACCCCGGACGGCACCGGGTGACGCGGCCCCCACCGAGACCGGGTCGGGCGGCGCTCCCGTCGGGTCCGGCGCGGCGACCGACTCCGGCTCCGGCTGGCGGTCGCTGGACGTCGGATCTCCCTTCGACTATCCCCGCCAGGGCATCCTCTATGTGGCCGCGCACCTGCCCCGGCCCGGTGTCTCCGGGCTACCGGACGCCGCCGGGGAGGAGTTGCTTTCGCTGGTCACCGCGCTCGGTGGCCGTACGCTCGGGCTGTTCTCCTCCCGGCGGGCCGCGCAGCAGGCGGCGGAGTTGCTGCGGGCACGCACCGACCTGCCGGTGCTGCTCCAGGGCGAGGAGGCGCTGCCGCTGCTGGTGCGCAGGTTCCGCGAGGAGCGGTCGAGCTGCCTGTTCGGAGTGATGTCGCTGTGGCAGGGGGTGGACGTGCCCGGCGACTCGTGCCAACTGGTGGTGATCGACCGGTTGCCCTTCCCCCGGCCAGACGAGCCACTGGCCGCCGCGCGGGCGGCGGCGGTGGACGCCCAGGGCGGCTCCGGCTTCGCCGCCGTCAGCGTCCCCATCGCGGCGGTCCGCCTGGCCCAGGGGGTCGGGCGGCTGATCCGGGCCAACGGTGACCGGGGCGTGGTGGCGGTGCTCGACTCGCGGCTGGAGACCGCCCGTGGGTACGGGCCGTTCCTGCGCCGGTCGCTGCCGCCGTTCTGGTACACGACCCGCCGTGAGGTGGTCCAGGGCGCGCTGACCCGGCTCGCCGCCGACTGA